One genomic segment of Occultella kanbiaonis includes these proteins:
- a CDS encoding DUF2306 domain-containing protein, giving the protein MTDQLTRPSKPDRRDAIVAAMSKPPATGRNRFRVVAVAFLSLGVVAYAAVVYGGFDVSASQVETRDELPWHYPLLWAHIATGAIALTLGPLQFVRRIRRVPRVHRYIGRVYLFAGVVPSSIVGIVVALLTTSGPVAAAGLVVGDVLWITTAALAYAHARAGRYRQHGQWMIRNFAVTFAAVTFRAWLGLTIVGQLPILESVYGGDFDALFAVAYAATCWLAFIPNLLFVNLYLRRRPRRVQGALP; this is encoded by the coding sequence GCCCGCCACGGGCAGGAACCGGTTCCGGGTGGTGGCGGTGGCGTTCCTGTCCCTCGGCGTGGTGGCCTACGCGGCCGTCGTCTACGGGGGCTTCGACGTGTCCGCCTCCCAGGTCGAGACCCGGGACGAGCTGCCCTGGCACTACCCGCTGCTGTGGGCGCACATCGCCACCGGGGCCATCGCGCTCACGCTCGGGCCGCTGCAGTTCGTGCGGCGGATCCGCCGGGTGCCGCGGGTGCACCGCTACATCGGGCGGGTGTACCTGTTCGCGGGCGTGGTCCCGTCGTCGATCGTCGGGATCGTGGTGGCGCTGCTGACCACGTCCGGTCCGGTGGCCGCGGCCGGCCTCGTGGTGGGTGACGTGCTCTGGATCACGACGGCGGCCCTCGCCTATGCCCATGCCCGCGCCGGACGCTACCGGCAGCACGGCCAGTGGATGATCCGCAACTTCGCGGTGACGTTCGCCGCGGTCACGTTCCGGGCCTGGCTCGGCCTGACGATCGTGGGCCAGCTGCCGATCCTGGAGTCGGTGTACGGCGGGGACTTCGACGCCCTGTTCGCCGTCGCCTACGCCGCGACCTGCTGGCTCGCCTTCATCCCGAACCTGCTGTTCGTCAACCTCTACCTGCGGCGGCGCCCCCGACGCGTCCAGGGCGCGCTCCCCTGA
- a CDS encoding endonuclease domain-containing protein, whose translation MRARTVERGDALHAGASNSDARHAAAQRDARRAAAKPGRVTRKEAELREHALAYALVMPANQFFTHLTAALLWGVPLPPRLILAAPLEPDVGVLSPARVPRNHGVHGHAVHADRASVVTHPRYRVQLASPATTWAMLGAVLTDLRDLVALGDALVREQMFSSTPPPLATIANLAAVVGSGRRVGIASLRDALPMIRTRSASRPETWLRLLLVGAGLPEPDLNWELRVDGAVVAVIDLPYPELKVAIEYEGEHHLTDGEQWDSDIARYEDLAAQGWIVVWVTREQLFRWPENVLKRVRRARADRL comes from the coding sequence GTGCGGGCGCGCACGGTCGAGCGTGGCGACGCGCTGCACGCTGGTGCCTCCAACAGCGACGCGCGACATGCGGCGGCCCAGCGCGACGCGCGCCGTGCGGCGGCCAAGCCCGGACGAGTCACGCGCAAGGAGGCCGAACTGCGGGAACACGCGCTCGCGTACGCACTCGTCATGCCGGCCAACCAGTTCTTCACCCACCTCACGGCGGCGCTGCTCTGGGGCGTGCCGTTGCCACCTCGGCTGATCCTCGCTGCGCCGCTCGAGCCGGACGTCGGCGTGCTGAGCCCGGCCCGCGTGCCGCGAAACCACGGGGTTCACGGTCACGCGGTGCACGCGGATCGGGCGAGCGTGGTCACGCATCCCAGGTACCGCGTCCAACTCGCCTCGCCGGCGACCACCTGGGCGATGCTCGGCGCGGTGCTCACGGACCTGCGCGACCTCGTCGCCCTCGGCGATGCACTGGTACGCGAGCAGATGTTCAGTTCCACACCGCCACCGCTTGCGACGATCGCGAACCTTGCGGCCGTGGTCGGGAGCGGCCGGCGCGTGGGCATCGCATCGCTGCGGGACGCGTTGCCGATGATCCGGACGCGGTCGGCGTCACGACCCGAGACCTGGCTGCGCCTGCTGCTGGTCGGAGCGGGGCTGCCGGAGCCCGACCTGAACTGGGAGCTCCGGGTCGACGGTGCGGTGGTCGCGGTCATCGACCTCCCCTATCCGGAGCTCAAGGTCGCCATCGAGTACGAGGGTGAGCATCACCTGACCGACGGCGAGCAATGGGACTCCGACATCGCCCGCTACGAGGATCTCGCCGCCCAGGGCTGGATCGTGGTCTGGGTGACCAGGGAGCAACTGTTCCGCTGGCCCGAGAACGTGCTCAAGCGCGTCCGGCGTGCGCGCGCCGACCGGCTCTGA
- a CDS encoding MFS transporter, which produces MTSRTDAVVTAVSHAGPNPPARPAATPSAGSPYPTGTEDGGPARPGPTPSSPSPYLTGGDAHPPAPPTPSPLPPRGLRAAIIAMAIGGFAIGTTEFATMGLLPQMATSLGVSVPTAGRLISAYALGVVIGAPLIVVVAARLERKQLLVLLAVAIALGNAFSAVAPEFGSMAVSRFVAGLPHGAYFGVASLIAATLAPAGRRARAVSQVMLGLTIATMIGVPLSTALGQWAGWRSAYAVVVLVSLAAVVAIWRFVPELPRPSGQRASARGELRAFRHAQVWFTLGIAAVGFGGMFAVYSYIGEIVPEVLGLSIGAVPLILAVFGTGMTVGTVIAGRLADRSVMGTAIAGLVGMAVLLAGFALTAHWAVVGIIGLFAIATISQFLGPSLQTRLLDSSPDAPSLAAALHHSALNIGNAVGAWVGGLVLAAGFGYLAPAWAGSVLAVGGLVIALIAVGAQRRAAAGRG; this is translated from the coding sequence ATGACCAGCCGGACCGACGCCGTCGTGACCGCCGTATCCCATGCCGGGCCGAACCCGCCCGCACGACCTGCGGCCACGCCGTCGGCCGGCTCGCCATACCCGACCGGTACGGAAGATGGCGGGCCCGCGCGACCCGGGCCCACGCCGTCGTCCCCCTCGCCGTACCTGACCGGCGGCGACGCGCACCCGCCCGCCCCGCCCACGCCGTCGCCGCTGCCGCCCCGCGGGCTGCGGGCCGCGATCATCGCGATGGCGATCGGCGGCTTCGCGATCGGCACCACCGAGTTCGCCACCATGGGCCTGCTGCCGCAGATGGCGACGAGCCTCGGCGTCTCGGTGCCGACCGCGGGCCGGCTCATCTCCGCCTACGCGCTCGGCGTCGTGATCGGCGCGCCGCTGATCGTCGTGGTCGCGGCTCGGCTCGAGCGCAAGCAGCTCCTGGTGCTGCTCGCCGTGGCGATCGCCCTCGGCAACGCGTTCTCCGCGGTCGCGCCGGAGTTCGGCTCGATGGCGGTGTCCCGGTTCGTGGCCGGCCTGCCCCACGGGGCGTACTTCGGTGTGGCCTCGCTGATCGCGGCGACGCTCGCCCCGGCCGGACGACGGGCGCGTGCGGTGTCGCAGGTGATGCTCGGGCTCACCATCGCGACCATGATCGGCGTGCCACTGTCGACGGCGCTCGGCCAGTGGGCGGGATGGCGCTCGGCCTACGCGGTGGTCGTCCTCGTCTCGCTCGCGGCCGTGGTCGCGATCTGGCGGTTCGTTCCGGAGCTGCCCCGCCCGTCCGGCCAGCGTGCCAGCGCCCGCGGGGAGCTACGGGCGTTCCGGCACGCGCAGGTCTGGTTCACGCTCGGCATCGCGGCCGTCGGGTTCGGCGGCATGTTCGCCGTGTACAGCTATATCGGCGAGATCGTGCCGGAGGTGCTGGGCCTGTCCATCGGCGCGGTGCCCCTGATCCTCGCCGTGTTCGGCACCGGGATGACCGTGGGCACCGTGATCGCCGGGCGTCTGGCCGACCGCTCGGTGATGGGCACCGCGATCGCCGGCCTGGTCGGGATGGCCGTACTGCTCGCCGGCTTCGCGCTGACCGCACACTGGGCCGTCGTCGGGATCATTGGGCTCTTCGCGATCGCCACGATCTCGCAGTTCCTCGGGCCGTCGCTGCAGACCCGGCTCCTGGACTCCTCCCCTGACGCACCGTCGCTGGCCGCCGCGCTGCACCACTCCGCGCTGAACATCGGCAACGCCGTGGGCGCGTGGGTCGGTGGCCTGGTGCTCGCCGCCGGCTTCGGCTACCTGGCGCCCGCGTGGGCCGGGTCCGTGCTGGCGGTCGGCGGGCTCGTGATCGCGCTCATCGCCGTGGGTGCGCAGCGCCGCGCCGCCGCAGGTAGAGGTTGA
- a CDS encoding helicase-associated domain-containing protein, giving the protein MEPGDALLEWLGSLGREEVDDLVARRPDVTLTSTPRSLGDLARRLMHPYGVIGAFARMPQPGRDLIEAAMGLGSGLGLDPLAEFLDRGGNDAVTHRRVVQSWWDHARSAALCWDAGPRLYLNPGLYGAIGSPLWLGRPASMLAEAVTVPVLQRAMRGWADRAVQVPSRRPEVIAALCAYLAEPDHVRRIVARAPEPVLAWITGHADSVAHLIRTVPAISFHQAPEEEEFHQHHFDRDAYLAERRALDWLTDNGLILAESSYSRSVAQIPAEVTRAMLPPTLRAPFRVHPPIPVTTPVDPGQAESAAAAAVSDFLAAVMATLESVARTPLTQLKAGGVGARELARLAKAAAVEPTEARMAVELGCRAGLFDVTPDGSIGAAPRFEQWRRLEPAERAAELLHQWFHVAVATSVGSELGRPLPALTRRGPGWLPNPALLLDTLASLGQDVAVVSAEEVFALAAWESGEYERPRGDAEVTWAEAHRLGALSHGRLSRVGRALSEHRSEDIPDLLAALTDMLPAVEANILFGSDLTVVVPGSPAAGVVDLLDSMATREARGAASTWRISADTIRAALDTGHDVDILLEDLAALSDKPLPQAVTYLLHDVGRRYGHLAVQPAGTVLVSADEALLAEVAATRSLRALGLRQVAPTVLTAAASRHEVLAKLRSAGFLPRELDEHGQPAVRLIRPAAADD; this is encoded by the coding sequence ATGGAACCTGGCGACGCGCTCCTGGAGTGGCTCGGGAGTCTCGGGCGGGAGGAGGTCGACGACCTGGTCGCACGGCGCCCGGATGTGACCCTCACCTCCACGCCGCGGAGTCTGGGAGACCTCGCCCGGCGGTTGATGCACCCGTACGGCGTGATCGGGGCGTTCGCGCGGATGCCCCAGCCCGGCCGCGACCTGATCGAGGCGGCGATGGGGCTCGGGTCCGGGCTCGGTCTGGATCCGTTGGCAGAGTTCCTCGACCGAGGCGGCAACGACGCTGTGACCCATCGCCGGGTGGTGCAGTCGTGGTGGGACCATGCACGCTCGGCGGCCCTGTGCTGGGATGCCGGACCGCGCCTGTACCTGAACCCCGGCCTGTACGGGGCGATCGGCTCGCCGCTGTGGCTCGGACGTCCGGCGTCGATGCTCGCGGAGGCCGTGACGGTGCCGGTACTGCAACGAGCGATGCGCGGTTGGGCCGACCGCGCCGTGCAGGTCCCGAGCCGCCGGCCCGAGGTCATCGCCGCGCTCTGTGCCTATCTCGCCGAGCCGGACCATGTGCGCCGGATCGTCGCCAGGGCACCGGAGCCGGTCCTCGCCTGGATCACCGGGCACGCCGACTCCGTGGCGCACCTGATCCGCACCGTGCCGGCGATCAGTTTCCACCAGGCACCTGAGGAGGAGGAGTTCCATCAACACCACTTCGACCGGGACGCCTACCTCGCCGAGCGCCGTGCCCTGGACTGGCTCACCGACAACGGGCTGATCCTCGCGGAGTCGTCCTACTCCAGGTCGGTGGCCCAGATCCCGGCCGAGGTGACGCGTGCGATGTTGCCGCCGACCCTGCGGGCCCCGTTCCGGGTGCACCCGCCGATTCCCGTCACCACCCCGGTGGATCCGGGCCAGGCCGAGTCGGCCGCGGCGGCCGCCGTCTCGGACTTCCTCGCCGCGGTGATGGCGACGCTCGAGTCGGTGGCGCGGACCCCGCTCACCCAGCTCAAGGCCGGCGGCGTCGGAGCGCGCGAACTGGCTCGCCTCGCCAAGGCCGCCGCCGTCGAGCCGACCGAGGCCCGAATGGCCGTGGAGCTCGGCTGCCGGGCCGGGCTGTTCGACGTGACCCCCGACGGCTCGATCGGCGCCGCACCCCGGTTCGAGCAGTGGCGCCGCCTCGAGCCCGCCGAACGCGCCGCCGAACTCCTGCACCAGTGGTTCCACGTGGCCGTGGCCACCAGCGTCGGCTCCGAGCTGGGGCGCCCGCTTCCGGCGCTCACCCGGCGTGGGCCGGGGTGGCTGCCCAACCCGGCGCTCCTGCTGGACACCCTCGCGAGCCTCGGTCAGGACGTTGCCGTGGTCTCGGCGGAGGAGGTGTTCGCACTCGCGGCGTGGGAGAGCGGGGAGTACGAACGTCCCCGCGGCGACGCCGAGGTGACCTGGGCCGAGGCGCACCGCCTCGGGGCACTCTCGCACGGACGGCTCAGCCGCGTCGGCCGGGCGCTCAGCGAGCACCGGTCCGAGGACATCCCGGACCTGCTGGCCGCACTCACCGACATGCTGCCCGCGGTGGAGGCGAACATCCTGTTCGGCTCGGACCTGACCGTGGTGGTGCCCGGGAGCCCCGCCGCCGGGGTCGTGGACCTGCTCGACTCGATGGCCACGCGGGAGGCCCGCGGGGCAGCGAGTACGTGGCGGATCTCAGCCGACACCATCCGCGCCGCGCTCGACACCGGTCACGACGTCGACATCCTCCTTGAGGACCTCGCCGCGCTCTCCGACAAGCCGCTGCCCCAGGCCGTCACCTACCTGCTGCACGACGTCGGCCGCAGGTACGGGCACCTGGCGGTGCAGCCGGCCGGCACGGTGCTGGTCAGCGCGGACGAGGCACTGCTCGCCGAGGTCGCGGCAACCCGGTCCCTGCGCGCGCTCGGCCTGCGGCAGGTCGCCCCGACCGTGCTCACGGCAGCAGCATCGCGGCACGAGGTGCTGGCGAAGCTGCGGTCGGCGGGCTTCCTGCCGCGCGAGCTCGACGAACACGGACAGCCGGCGGTGCGGCTGATCCGGCCCGCTGCCGCGGACGACTGA
- a CDS encoding DNA glycosylase AlkZ-like family protein translates to MATSNTTHHLSRADARRIAVRAQLLDRRRLTDAGEVVRHLAMLQVDPTAAVAPNADLVLWSRLGSAYERADLERALAEHTLIELLALIRPAEDIALYRADMDSWADRPGPARAWITANDACRRDILRRLEADGPLPSRDLPDTCAVPWGSTGWTNNRNVTMMLDCMTARGEVAVAGRAGRQRLWDLADRVYPDVPVVPAERARRIRDERRLRSLGIARARTTQSPVEAWDVGEAGEEAVVDGVKGTWRVDPALLGQPFTGRSALLSPFDRLVHDRTRAVELFEFEYLLEMYKPAGKRRWGYFALPVLYRDRLVGKLDATADRKAGVFRVHAVHQDVPFSVAMATAVDAEIADLADWLGLDLAR, encoded by the coding sequence ATGGCCACGTCCAACACGACCCACCACCTCTCCCGTGCCGACGCCCGACGGATCGCCGTCCGCGCCCAGCTGTTGGACCGCCGTCGGCTCACGGACGCCGGCGAGGTGGTCCGGCACCTCGCCATGCTGCAGGTGGACCCGACGGCGGCCGTCGCCCCGAACGCCGATCTGGTGCTGTGGAGCCGGCTGGGTTCGGCGTACGAGCGCGCGGACCTGGAGCGCGCGCTCGCCGAGCACACCCTCATCGAGCTGCTCGCGCTGATCCGGCCGGCCGAGGACATCGCGCTGTACCGCGCGGACATGGACTCGTGGGCCGATCGCCCAGGGCCGGCCCGGGCGTGGATCACGGCGAACGACGCGTGCCGGCGGGACATCCTGCGCCGGCTCGAGGCCGACGGCCCGCTGCCCTCCCGGGACCTGCCGGACACCTGCGCCGTGCCGTGGGGCTCGACCGGGTGGACCAACAACCGCAACGTCACGATGATGCTGGACTGCATGACGGCGCGCGGTGAGGTCGCCGTCGCCGGCCGGGCCGGGCGGCAGCGCCTGTGGGACCTGGCGGACCGGGTCTACCCCGACGTCCCGGTGGTGCCGGCCGAGCGGGCCCGGCGGATCCGCGACGAGCGCAGGCTGCGCTCGCTCGGGATCGCGCGAGCCAGGACGACGCAGTCCCCGGTCGAGGCGTGGGACGTCGGCGAGGCCGGGGAGGAGGCCGTGGTCGACGGCGTGAAGGGCACCTGGCGGGTGGATCCGGCCCTGCTCGGGCAGCCGTTCACGGGCCGGTCGGCCCTGCTCTCCCCGTTCGACCGGCTCGTGCACGACCGCACCCGCGCCGTCGAGCTGTTCGAGTTCGAGTACCTGCTCGAGATGTACAAGCCGGCCGGCAAGCGCCGCTGGGGCTACTTCGCCCTGCCGGTCCTGTACCGGGACCGGCTGGTCGGGAAGCTGGACGCGACCGCGGATCGCAAGGCCGGCGTGTTCAGGGTGCATGCGGTGCACCAGGACGTCCCGTTCAGCGTCGCGATGGCGACCGCGGTCGACGCCGAGATCGCCGACCTGGCCGACTGGCTCGGCCTCGACCTCGCCCGCTGA
- a CDS encoding suppressor of fused domain protein yields the protein MTTDPTRDQPRPAPTTRGGDPVFEHAPAGITPSAPAPRDEVRRTAALAHLTEFLGDDHTVLTEKVSAGIHLDVLVFRPSEEVPYVTLVTAGMSDVPMNTPATPGGDRMELMIGLHPGWPGIDPLDAGLLADPANFWPIKLLKDVARIPSTYDSYVAWGHTIADDHGDLFAPGGPYTGAIVGPPVGYLAQIMRAPTPAGEIDYLAVFPLRPEEMAYKIAVPGGGDALLDRLMDARVLAVAERDRPGVVAGPPPWSVHLLLSSRPDHLGEVLDQAVPNRAAQFAKERRQEGVVPVGDAESVRLRLFRGRLTATALSEDGGAGPLRESVLPAVAEHAGVVTLTPERDGDGDPLMAVMAMATMLTERNDVIAVWLPHQQHVTTAEQFRKDAGGGAVVTYRVHPSEVPEGRAVITRGFAALGGREVLFRDPNRTHKRLTTRLQGALASTGDAGDRAPRAGQQLKYVGSRYELVEAAHPLTQEPVLELVRSAKRRGFFGRG from the coding sequence ATGACGACCGACCCGACACGCGACCAGCCGCGCCCGGCGCCCACCACCCGAGGTGGCGACCCGGTCTTCGAGCACGCCCCGGCGGGCATCACGCCCTCGGCGCCCGCGCCCCGCGACGAAGTTCGTCGCACCGCCGCCCTGGCGCACCTGACGGAGTTCCTCGGCGACGACCACACGGTGCTCACCGAGAAGGTCTCCGCGGGTATCCACCTCGATGTTCTGGTGTTCCGGCCGAGCGAGGAGGTGCCGTACGTCACCCTGGTCACCGCGGGCATGTCGGACGTGCCGATGAACACGCCGGCGACCCCCGGGGGCGACCGCATGGAACTCATGATCGGGCTCCACCCGGGGTGGCCCGGCATCGACCCCCTCGACGCCGGCCTCCTGGCCGATCCCGCGAACTTCTGGCCCATCAAGTTGCTGAAGGATGTCGCCAGGATCCCGAGTACCTACGACTCCTACGTCGCCTGGGGTCACACCATCGCCGACGACCACGGGGACCTGTTCGCCCCGGGTGGCCCCTACACCGGCGCCATCGTCGGCCCACCCGTCGGGTATCTCGCGCAGATCATGCGTGCCCCGACCCCCGCCGGCGAGATCGACTACCTGGCCGTGTTCCCGCTCAGGCCGGAGGAGATGGCATACAAGATCGCCGTGCCCGGCGGCGGGGATGCCCTGCTGGATCGGTTGATGGACGCCCGGGTGCTGGCGGTCGCCGAACGGGATCGGCCCGGCGTCGTGGCAGGACCGCCGCCATGGTCGGTGCATCTGCTGCTGAGCTCCCGGCCGGACCATCTGGGCGAGGTGCTCGATCAGGCCGTGCCCAACCGGGCGGCCCAGTTCGCGAAGGAGCGACGCCAGGAGGGCGTGGTCCCGGTCGGTGATGCGGAGTCGGTGCGCCTGCGCCTGTTCCGTGGGCGCCTCACGGCCACCGCACTGAGCGAGGACGGCGGCGCCGGCCCGCTGCGGGAGTCCGTCCTGCCCGCGGTCGCCGAGCACGCCGGTGTGGTGACCCTGACGCCCGAGCGTGACGGCGACGGTGACCCGTTGATGGCCGTGATGGCGATGGCCACCATGCTGACCGAGCGCAACGACGTCATCGCGGTCTGGCTGCCCCACCAGCAACATGTCACCACGGCCGAGCAGTTCCGCAAGGACGCCGGCGGCGGGGCCGTGGTGACCTACCGCGTCCACCCCAGCGAGGTCCCCGAGGGCCGGGCCGTCATCACCCGCGGGTTCGCCGCCCTCGGCGGTCGTGAGGTGCTCTTCCGTGACCCGAACCGGACCCATAAGCGGCTGACCACGCGTCTGCAGGGCGCCCTCGCCAGCACCGGCGACGCGGGTGACCGGGCGCCCCGGGCCGGCCAACAGCTGAAGTACGTCGGCTCCCGCTACGAGCTGGTCGAGGCCGCCCACCCGCTCACGCAGGAACCGGTGCTGGAGCTGGTCAGGTCCGCGAAGCGTCGAGGGTTCTTCGGCCGCGGCTGA
- a CDS encoding VOC family protein, with amino-acid sequence MSDAITPSAFDASEGVADWRVLFGGATASFETGSFATGVALIARIGDLADAADHHPDVDLRYGTVTVRLISHDVGTISRRDAELARRISLAAAELGVEARPESVQTVQFTIDAHVHADVMPFWRAVLGYSPRGEEDLDDPLGRGPSIWFQQMDPPRTGRNRIHVDVCVPPDQGEARVAAALAAGGRLVSAHAPRWWTLADAEGNEVDVATMAGRE; translated from the coding sequence ATGTCCGACGCGATCACGCCGTCGGCCTTCGACGCCAGCGAGGGCGTGGCCGACTGGCGGGTGCTGTTCGGCGGGGCCACCGCCAGCTTCGAGACCGGTTCGTTCGCGACCGGGGTGGCCCTGATCGCCAGGATCGGTGACCTGGCCGACGCGGCGGACCACCATCCCGACGTCGACCTGCGCTACGGCACCGTCACGGTCCGGCTCATCTCCCACGACGTCGGCACCATCAGCCGCCGGGACGCGGAGCTGGCGCGGCGGATCTCACTCGCCGCGGCCGAGCTCGGCGTCGAGGCCCGCCCGGAATCGGTCCAGACCGTGCAGTTCACCATCGACGCCCACGTGCACGCGGACGTGATGCCGTTCTGGCGGGCCGTCCTCGGCTACTCCCCCCGCGGCGAGGAGGACCTTGACGATCCACTCGGCCGGGGCCCGTCGATCTGGTTCCAGCAGATGGACCCGCCCCGGACCGGCCGCAACCGGATCCACGTGGACGTCTGCGTGCCGCCGGACCAGGGCGAGGCGCGGGTGGCCGCCGCCCTTGCGGCCGGCGGCCGGCTCGTCTCCGCGCACGCTCCGAGGTGGTGGACCCTTGCCGACGCCGAGGGCAACGAGGTCGACGTGGCGACCATGGCCGGCCGCGAGTGA
- a CDS encoding dienelactone hydrolase family protein, with protein MAEVLLFHHAQGQTPGFHAFADDLRTVGHTVHTPDLFAGRTFDSIPDGMAHVRELGFEEVLARGVKAAEDLPAELVYAGFSLGVVPAQQLAQTRPGARGALLMYSCVPYTEFGQAWPVGVPVQIHGAQEDPYFMDEGDVDAARELVAATDDAELFLYPGDQHYFADSSLPSYRPEPAALLTERVHAFLADR; from the coding sequence ATGGCTGAGGTTCTGCTGTTCCACCATGCCCAGGGCCAGACCCCGGGTTTCCACGCGTTCGCCGACGACCTGCGGACCGTCGGGCACACCGTGCACACCCCGGACCTGTTCGCCGGGCGCACCTTCGACTCCATTCCGGACGGCATGGCCCACGTCCGCGAACTCGGGTTCGAGGAGGTGCTGGCCCGCGGTGTGAAGGCCGCCGAGGACCTGCCCGCCGAACTGGTCTATGCCGGCTTCTCCCTCGGGGTGGTGCCCGCGCAGCAGCTCGCCCAGACCCGCCCGGGAGCACGCGGCGCCCTGCTGATGTACTCGTGCGTGCCGTACACCGAGTTCGGGCAGGCGTGGCCGGTGGGGGTTCCGGTGCAGATCCACGGCGCGCAGGAGGACCCGTACTTCATGGACGAGGGTGACGTGGACGCCGCACGCGAACTGGTCGCGGCGACCGATGACGCCGAACTGTTCCTCTACCCGGGTGACCAGCACTACTTCGCGGACTCGAGCCTGCCGTCCTACCGACCCGAGCCCGCGGCGCTGCTGACCGAACGGGTGCACGCGTTCCTCGCGGACAGGTGA
- a CDS encoding ArsR/SmtB family transcription factor translates to MDADVSGSPRSPDYDLLETVGVTDPAKLRAIFDPLRGQLMDLVLERAATVTELAAAVGRPKSTIAHHVKVLVENDVFKVVRTRKVRAIEERFYGRVARTFYVGAVPLEDVTPLPWTNYLADAAAESMPAYHADTMWAQHMHARIPRQRANEFWKRVDEVIGEFARLPREGDTVYGFAVGLYPTEHPTLPHRPVDDGIGDPA, encoded by the coding sequence GTGGACGCTGACGTGTCAGGCTCGCCGCGCTCACCCGACTACGACCTCCTCGAGACGGTCGGCGTCACCGATCCCGCGAAGTTGCGGGCGATCTTCGACCCCCTGCGGGGGCAGCTGATGGACCTGGTCCTCGAGCGGGCCGCGACCGTCACCGAACTCGCCGCCGCCGTCGGACGACCGAAGAGCACGATCGCCCATCACGTGAAGGTGCTCGTCGAGAACGACGTCTTCAAGGTGGTCCGGACCCGGAAGGTCCGTGCCATCGAGGAGCGGTTCTACGGGCGGGTGGCCCGCACCTTCTACGTCGGCGCGGTCCCGCTGGAGGACGTCACGCCGCTGCCGTGGACGAACTACCTCGCCGACGCAGCCGCGGAGTCGATGCCCGCCTATCACGCGGACACCATGTGGGCGCAGCACATGCACGCCCGGATCCCGCGGCAACGGGCGAACGAGTTCTGGAAGCGGGTGGACGAGGTGATCGGGGAGTTCGCCCGGCTGCCCCGCGAGGGGGACACCGTCTACGGGTTCGCGGTGGGCCTGTACCCCACCGAGCACCCGACGCTGCCCCACCGACCGGTCGACGACGGGATCGGCGACCCCGCCTGA
- a CDS encoding NAD(P)-dependent alcohol dehydrogenase: MADALPAVPNELPTTMRAAFLDGPRTIVVRETPVPTPGDFDVLVALTAVGLCGSDVHFHDHGRVGDLVVTKPLILGHEATGVIAAVGAAVSPARIGERVAVEPQRPCRRCHYCRTGRYNLCPDMEFGSAPPVDGAFAQYLVAPADFAHPVPDEVSDAAAALVEPLSVGIAAVRKAGVVPGSSVLIAGAGPIGILAAVAARAFGATEVIVSDPLPTRRDIALAHGATAVLDPVSDAPLDGVVTSFVDASGNARAIDAGLRALAPDGRAVLVGMGVERIDVDLFLLQSRELKIEGLFRYVDTWPTAIKLAASGAIDLDALVSGTFGLDDLAQAIARNGDADVMKFLIDPR; this comes from the coding sequence ATGGCCGACGCGCTGCCCGCAGTGCCGAACGAGTTGCCCACCACGATGCGGGCGGCCTTCCTCGACGGCCCACGCACGATCGTGGTCCGCGAGACCCCCGTGCCCACCCCGGGCGACTTCGACGTGCTCGTGGCGCTCACCGCCGTCGGGTTGTGCGGCTCGGACGTGCACTTCCACGACCACGGCCGGGTCGGCGACCTCGTCGTCACCAAGCCGCTGATCCTCGGCCACGAGGCCACCGGAGTGATCGCCGCCGTCGGCGCCGCCGTGTCCCCGGCGCGGATCGGCGAGCGGGTCGCCGTGGAGCCGCAGCGCCCGTGCCGGCGCTGCCACTACTGCCGCACCGGCAGGTACAACCTCTGCCCGGACATGGAGTTCGGATCCGCTCCCCCGGTCGACGGCGCGTTCGCGCAGTACCTGGTCGCCCCGGCGGACTTCGCACATCCGGTCCCCGACGAGGTCTCCGACGCCGCCGCGGCGCTCGTCGAGCCGCTCTCGGTGGGGATCGCGGCGGTCCGCAAGGCCGGTGTGGTGCCGGGTTCCAGCGTGCTGATCGCCGGGGCCGGGCCGATCGGGATCCTCGCCGCGGTGGCGGCGCGCGCCTTCGGCGCGACCGAGGTGATCGTCTCCGACCCGCTGCCGACCCGCCGCGACATCGCCCTGGCGCACGGGGCGACGGCGGTCCTGGACCCGGTCTCCGATGCGCCGCTCGACGGTGTGGTCACCTCGTTCGTCGACGCCTCCGGCAACGCCCGCGCGATCGACGCGGGCCTGCGCGCGCTGGCCCCGGACGGGCGGGCCGTGCTGGTGGGCATGGGCGTGGAGCGGATCGACGTGGACCTGTTCCTGCTGCAGAGCCGGGAGCTGAAGATCGAGGGCCTGTTCCGCTACGTCGACACCTGGCCGACGGCGATCAAGCTCGCCGCGTCCGGGGCGATCGACCTGGACGCGCTCGTCTCCGGCACGTTCGGCCTCGACGACCTGGCGCAGGCCATCGCCCGGAACGGGGACGCCGACGTGATGAAGTTCCTGATCGACCCGCGCTGA